In one window of Amblyomma americanum isolate KBUSLIRL-KWMA chromosome 9, ASM5285725v1, whole genome shotgun sequence DNA:
- the Mpv17 gene encoding mitochondrial inner membrane protein MPV17, with product MRQAWGLYARVMRDHPVKTQLVTTAAVMLSGDLIAQKVLERRTSIDVPRAARFFIMGVGFVGPVLRVWYLTLERVVGVGGGPAVVVKKVLLDQGVFTPLFIPSFLVTLGALQQRSWESIKQTVRVDYLPILKANYMLWPAAQLINFRFVPLSYRVPFASCVALIWNTYLAWKANSTMEKL from the exons ATGCGGCAGGCGTGGGGTCTGTACGCACGAGTGATGCGCGATCACCCGGTGAAGACGCAGCTCGTCACCACGGCTGCGGTGATGCTTTCCGGAGACCTCATCGCGCAAAAGGTGCTCGAACGGCGCACTTCCATCGATGTACCCAGAGCGGCGAG GTTCTTTATCATGGGCGTCGGATTCGTTGGACCTGTGCTTCGTGTCTGGTACCTCACACTGGAACGGGTTGTTGGTGTTGGTGGTGGCCCTGCGGTGGTCGTCAAGAAGGTGCTCCTCGATCAAGGCGTCTTCACCCCACTGTTCATCCCCAGCTTCCTGGTGACTTTGGGTGCCCTCCAGCAACGGTCATGGGAATCCATCAAGCAAACCGTGCGTGTGGACTACCTGCCCATCCTGAAGGCGAACTACATGCTGTGGCCAGCGGCTCAGCTTATAAACTTCAGATTCGTGCCTCTCAGCTACAGAGTGCCTTTTGCGAGTTGTGTGGCCCTCATCTGGAACACCTACCTGGCCTGGAAAGCCAACAGCACAATGGAGAAGCTGTAG